In Luteolibacter sp. Y139, a genomic segment contains:
- a CDS encoding autotransporter-associated beta strand repeat-containing protein: MKTLLALLFTALAVCANAGTHVWSGAGANAYWNTAGNWSSGGVPVAGEAAPVKLIFPANATSRTSMLNIANLKIDSIEVDLTSGSYTFPTAGTSITFTGAAGDNFKVTGNSSSVTWQPGINLQSTCRFNVLVSPAYADFQGVISGNGGIVKTGNGDLKFSIGAVANTFTGTLRLEQGDILLEKAAGIACFGGKLEIVAGTCTVRQSQQIPANAVVEILGGTLAAAGNTTFTQTLNNVTMGGDSRINANVNGNITFGGTLDFVNDATTSPTISTASTGTLSFGGGTRTLYLPHPDSYLEVYAVIGDGPTATSLVKTGAGYLKLLSANTFSGTMEVKEGELDIANPNGLGSTAKGTTVRAGATLILNSTMTLPAGETITLEGDLEPAMQRSCPARSCSAALHPFMPPTASRSS; encoded by the coding sequence ATGAAAACACTTCTCGCTCTTCTCTTCACCGCCCTGGCGGTCTGCGCCAATGCCGGCACCCACGTCTGGTCGGGTGCGGGTGCCAACGCCTATTGGAACACTGCCGGCAACTGGTCCTCCGGCGGCGTGCCTGTCGCTGGCGAGGCCGCCCCGGTGAAGCTCATCTTCCCCGCCAACGCCACTTCCCGCACCAGCATGCTGAATATCGCCAACCTCAAGATCGACTCCATCGAGGTGGACCTCACCAGCGGGAGCTACACTTTCCCGACGGCAGGAACGTCCATCACCTTCACCGGTGCGGCAGGCGACAATTTCAAGGTGACCGGAAACTCGAGCAGCGTAACCTGGCAGCCAGGCATCAACCTCCAGTCGACCTGCCGCTTTAACGTCTTGGTCAGTCCCGCCTACGCCGATTTCCAAGGCGTGATTTCCGGCAACGGCGGCATCGTGAAGACCGGCAACGGCGACTTGAAGTTTTCCATCGGCGCTGTGGCGAATACCTTCACCGGCACGCTGCGGCTGGAGCAGGGCGATATTCTCTTGGAAAAGGCGGCGGGCATTGCCTGCTTCGGAGGCAAACTTGAAATCGTCGCTGGCACTTGCACGGTCCGCCAATCCCAACAGATCCCCGCCAATGCGGTGGTCGAAATCCTCGGTGGCACCCTGGCGGCCGCTGGCAACACCACCTTCACGCAGACGCTCAACAATGTGACGATGGGCGGCGATAGCCGCATCAACGCAAACGTGAACGGCAACATCACTTTCGGCGGAACCTTGGATTTCGTGAATGATGCCACTACCAGTCCCACCATTTCTACCGCGAGCACCGGAACCCTCTCCTTCGGCGGCGGTACTCGCACCCTATACCTGCCGCACCCCGATTCCTACCTGGAAGTCTATGCCGTGATCGGTGACGGCCCGACCGCTACCAGCCTTGTGAAGACCGGTGCCGGCTATCTGAAGCTCCTGTCGGCCAACACCTTCTCCGGAACCATGGAGGTTAAGGAAGGCGAGCTTGATATCGCGAATCCGAATGGACTCGGCAGTACCGCCAAGGGCACCACCGTGCGCGCCGGCGCCACCCTGATCCTGAACTCTACCATGACCCTCCCTGCCGGAGAAACCATTACGCTGGAAGGCGATCTCGAGCCCGCAATGCAGCGGAGCTGCCCGGCCCGGTCGTGCTCGGCGGCACTCCATCCATTCATGCCGCCTACGGCTTCCCGCTCAAGCTGA